From a single Cyclobacterium marinum DSM 745 genomic region:
- a CDS encoding T9SS type A sorting domain-containing protein has translation MEKAIDGSLNTSWLSTNPFPTNYYSNDYQNLILQPERILTSNIFPETSNSFQPNNTNPAEAFIDFSSPENIYLLGLKINDLQEKVSISFLDNDGVITQKEYLPGQKYNHIRFEVNLQNIVKITLSSISAFTISDIAVLGSTPKEYITLDLGDNHLISEVKTKHWAGNDNALSTQLLAGKHLDSLKIVAQLQPNEVSFISTAFAEPIEARYLRIVHEVVPENYKKVSVFEFEVYGDGLVAETPIDPEPTPETTWDPDAGLYETLSKSATVSASSSANNAQNAPEAVKDDNNATAWLSTNPLPDAYVSNERQNIFLNKVGIASNGELMENATDGNLGTSTPTLTPLEGEASFTLDFAPVKIHRLGLRLVNNHIEPVNIYVINQLGDTLSVNYTTDDMGHIRFPIEMEDVTKVSLTSTAAFSIQEIAAYSEPLSEYITLDLGEIKPVSWIAAKQWNGNNTAVSSKLWVGPNLDSLTLLAELDPNSLDIHNIELPEDSQIRFIRLEQQLVDINYKKATVQELTVYDQFGNYGPPPVPKPQSSSFGKLFGVNTVWAWGTKKVPNLQGPDEGAQKFIRAASQARNYHNIHWDTADPDITPSYGGENPDVLRPWTQWTREYKDWIDKGFEVDATFTFDRFIESVWDQPFSSGYGLGHAFASTFGPSHENLIRTVEVGNEPWDYSDSTYRKILEGTAQGLKTADPLLKVLPAALQASHPVTSTGHKNYMGTKLHEAAAPYLDGINLHLYSYYRNDEGARIAVHPEHPASEMRALFSGIRFRDANMPGKEVHVTEWGWDASSENEAAVNSEAVSAISQAVYALRGLFWLSRMGVDKAHWYFFANVDTLAGIDPINYQRSGLTESLHYDFKEKRAFTAMEAMQNRMGNLFFEDVIREDEQAYIYQLRNEDGDLSHIIAWRPVSGDDSLTVNFQLPAASPAQNAWYLSGILPTGEEIDISYTNGQLTLPLSSKPLLIHLGDSIQSNTVPVEGQLRVIKGEDHAFNLKLNTSVPLLSANEIQLTHGSGTISNADIHWIQESPLIWKGQLSELDAGSYNAQAMLGEEGAVTNRVSIDIPHKFTLSPNPTQGKCVLRLTEAYTAPTKISIFRLDGLKIETFSLPALYPAMELNLSHLKNGTYLIRIENPDFVGQQKFIKK, from the coding sequence ATGGAAAAAGCGATAGATGGATCGCTCAACACCTCTTGGTTATCCACCAATCCTTTCCCAACAAATTATTATTCCAACGATTACCAAAACTTAATCCTTCAACCTGAACGGATCCTAACCAGTAACATATTTCCTGAAACAAGCAACTCCTTTCAACCTAACAATACAAACCCGGCAGAAGCTTTTATTGATTTTTCTTCACCGGAAAACATCTATTTATTGGGATTGAAGATCAATGACTTGCAAGAAAAGGTAAGTATTTCCTTTTTGGATAATGATGGAGTAATTACGCAAAAAGAATATTTACCGGGACAGAAATACAATCATATTAGGTTTGAAGTCAATCTTCAAAATATTGTAAAAATAACACTGAGTAGTATTTCCGCATTTACGATAAGTGATATCGCCGTATTAGGAAGCACACCCAAAGAATACATTACTTTAGATTTAGGCGACAACCACCTGATCAGTGAGGTAAAAACCAAGCATTGGGCTGGAAATGACAATGCATTGTCCACACAATTGCTTGCTGGAAAGCATCTGGATAGTTTGAAAATAGTTGCTCAATTGCAGCCGAATGAAGTCTCTTTTATCAGTACCGCCTTCGCTGAACCAATAGAAGCCAGGTACCTAAGAATTGTACATGAGGTGGTTCCTGAAAACTATAAAAAGGTTAGTGTTTTTGAATTTGAAGTCTATGGGGATGGTTTAGTCGCCGAAACTCCAATAGATCCTGAACCCACACCTGAAACCACTTGGGACCCTGATGCAGGTTTATACGAAACCTTGTCTAAAAGTGCCACTGTTTCTGCCAGTTCCTCTGCTAACAATGCCCAAAATGCCCCTGAAGCGGTTAAAGATGACAACAATGCAACGGCATGGTTATCTACCAACCCCTTGCCAGATGCCTATGTAAGCAATGAGCGCCAAAACATTTTCTTGAACAAAGTCGGTATTGCATCCAATGGTGAACTTATGGAAAATGCAACGGATGGCAACCTTGGAACCAGCACACCTACCTTAACTCCCCTTGAGGGTGAAGCTAGCTTCACTTTAGATTTTGCACCGGTTAAAATACATAGGCTAGGTTTGAGATTGGTAAACAATCACATTGAACCTGTCAACATATATGTAATCAACCAGCTTGGGGACACTCTTTCAGTAAACTACACTACCGATGATATGGGTCATATTCGGTTTCCCATTGAAATGGAGGATGTAACAAAAGTAAGTTTGACTTCCACTGCAGCATTTAGCATTCAGGAAATTGCCGCCTATTCAGAGCCATTGTCAGAGTACATCACTTTGGACCTTGGTGAAATCAAACCTGTTTCGTGGATTGCTGCCAAGCAATGGAATGGTAACAATACTGCTGTTTCTTCGAAATTGTGGGTTGGCCCGAACCTGGACAGCTTAACTTTACTTGCAGAATTGGATCCCAATTCATTGGATATACATAACATAGAACTTCCTGAGGATAGCCAAATCAGGTTTATAAGATTGGAACAGCAATTGGTTGATATCAACTATAAAAAAGCCACAGTTCAAGAGCTTACCGTTTACGATCAATTTGGGAACTACGGCCCACCTCCTGTACCAAAGCCTCAAAGCTCTAGTTTTGGGAAGCTCTTTGGTGTCAATACAGTTTGGGCTTGGGGCACCAAGAAAGTCCCCAATTTACAGGGACCGGACGAAGGCGCTCAAAAATTTATTCGAGCAGCAAGTCAGGCAAGAAATTACCACAATATTCATTGGGATACTGCAGATCCTGACATCACGCCTTCTTATGGGGGCGAAAACCCCGATGTATTACGTCCTTGGACCCAATGGACAAGGGAGTATAAAGACTGGATTGATAAAGGTTTCGAAGTAGATGCGACTTTTACTTTTGACAGGTTTATCGAATCTGTTTGGGATCAACCTTTTTCCTCCGGCTATGGACTTGGGCATGCCTTTGCAAGTACCTTTGGACCAAGTCATGAAAATTTAATCCGCACAGTAGAAGTAGGCAATGAACCATGGGATTACAGTGACTCTACTTACAGAAAGATACTGGAAGGAACAGCTCAGGGACTAAAAACTGCAGACCCCTTATTAAAAGTTTTACCTGCTGCTTTACAAGCATCTCATCCGGTAACAAGTACAGGCCACAAAAACTATATGGGTACAAAATTACATGAGGCTGCCGCACCCTATCTTGATGGGATTAATTTACACCTTTACAGCTATTACAGAAACGATGAAGGAGCTAGGATTGCTGTTCACCCGGAACATCCTGCCTCTGAAATGAGGGCTCTATTTTCGGGCATTCGCTTTAGAGATGCCAATATGCCCGGAAAAGAAGTGCATGTAACAGAATGGGGATGGGATGCCTCCAGCGAAAATGAAGCCGCTGTTAATTCCGAAGCCGTAAGTGCCATCTCACAGGCAGTGTATGCATTGAGAGGCTTGTTTTGGCTAAGTAGAATGGGTGTTGACAAAGCGCATTGGTACTTCTTTGCCAATGTGGACACCCTGGCCGGAATTGATCCTATCAATTATCAACGGTCAGGGCTGACAGAATCTTTGCACTACGACTTTAAAGAAAAACGTGCTTTTACTGCAATGGAAGCCATGCAAAATAGAATGGGAAATCTCTTTTTTGAAGACGTAATCAGAGAAGATGAGCAGGCATATATTTACCAACTCCGCAATGAAGATGGAGATTTGTCACATATCATAGCTTGGCGGCCGGTTTCGGGAGATGATAGTTTAACAGTCAATTTCCAACTTCCAGCCGCATCCCCGGCGCAAAACGCATGGTATTTGTCTGGAATATTACCAACTGGGGAAGAGATTGACATTTCGTATACCAATGGTCAACTCACATTACCTTTGTCTTCCAAACCCCTTTTAATACACTTAGGTGATTCAATTCAAAGCAATACGGTACCAGTAGAAGGACAACTTAGGGTGATAAAAGGAGAAGATCATGCTTTTAACCTTAAGCTAAACACTTCAGTCCCTTTGCTCAGTGCAAACGAAATTCAATTGACCCATGGGTCAGGGACAATATCAAATGCTGATATTCACTGGATTCAAGAGTCTCCTCTGATCTGGAAGGGGCAATTGAGTGAGCTAGATGCCGGCAGCTATAATGCTCAAGCTATGTTGGGAGAAGAAGGGGCTGTTACCAATAGGGTATCTATTGACATCCCTCATAAATTTACCTTATCACCCAACCCTACACAAGGGAAATGTGTATTGAGGTTGACTGAAGCCTACACTGCACCTACAAAGATTTCTATTTTTAGGTTAGATGGATTAAAAATCGAAACCTTTTCCCTTCCGGCACTTTACCCTGCTATGGAACTGAATCTAAGTCATTTAAAAAACGGGACTTACTTGATTCGAATAGAAAATCCCGATTTTGTAGGCCAGCAAAAATTTATTAAGAAATAA